The following coding sequences are from one Maniola hyperantus chromosome 7, iAphHyp1.2, whole genome shotgun sequence window:
- the LOC117983407 gene encoding elongin-C-like isoform X1 → MSEQNVGSAPSATSVAEEQRSASITAGSGGSEEKVYGGCEGPDAMYVKLVSSDGHEFIVKREHALTSGTIKAMLSGPGQFAENEANEVNFREIPSHVLQKVCMYFTYKVRYTNSSTEIPEFPIAPEIALELLMAANFLDC, encoded by the exons ATGTCAGAGCAGAATGTTGGATCAGCTCCTTCTGCCACAAGTGTGGCTGAGGAGCAGAGATCTGCCAGCATCACTGCAGGCTCTGGTG GATCTGAAGAGAAAGTGTATGGAGGCTGTGAGGGCCCGGACGCAATGTATGTGAAGCTGGTGTCCTCGGATGGCCACGAGTTCATTGTTAAGAGGGAGCATGCCCTGACATCAGGCACTATTAAAGCTATGTTGAGTGGCCCTGGACAGTTTGCAGAGAATGAGGCTAATGAAGTCAACTTTAGGGAAATTCC ATCACACGTCCTTCAAAAGGTATGCATGTACTTCACATACAAGGTGCGTTACACAAACTCTTCCACTGAGATCCCAGAGTTTCCCATCGCCCCAGAGATCGCCCTCGAACTTCTCATGGCTGCCAACTTCCTCGACTGTTAG
- the LOC117983407 gene encoding elongin-C-like isoform X2 — MSEQNVGSAPSATSVAEEQRSASITAGSGSEEKVYGGCEGPDAMYVKLVSSDGHEFIVKREHALTSGTIKAMLSGPGQFAENEANEVNFREIPSHVLQKVCMYFTYKVRYTNSSTEIPEFPIAPEIALELLMAANFLDC, encoded by the exons ATGTCAGAGCAGAATGTTGGATCAGCTCCTTCTGCCACAAGTGTGGCTGAGGAGCAGAGATCTGCCAGCATCACTGCAGGCTCTG GATCTGAAGAGAAAGTGTATGGAGGCTGTGAGGGCCCGGACGCAATGTATGTGAAGCTGGTGTCCTCGGATGGCCACGAGTTCATTGTTAAGAGGGAGCATGCCCTGACATCAGGCACTATTAAAGCTATGTTGAGTGGCCCTGGACAGTTTGCAGAGAATGAGGCTAATGAAGTCAACTTTAGGGAAATTCC ATCACACGTCCTTCAAAAGGTATGCATGTACTTCACATACAAGGTGCGTTACACAAACTCTTCCACTGAGATCCCAGAGTTTCCCATCGCCCCAGAGATCGCCCTCGAACTTCTCATGGCTGCCAACTTCCTCGACTGTTAG